One region of Wyeomyia smithii strain HCP4-BCI-WySm-NY-G18 chromosome 3, ASM2978416v1, whole genome shotgun sequence genomic DNA includes:
- the LOC129730165 gene encoding uncharacterized protein LOC129730165: MAFMMPVMKNEFDIYKGRQRPVSECSNQSSCHSRKISESSRSDCPSLSTSPGSEFMAGSPARHRSHPMYMSHLASRPQFSRNSSRTSQTSLITSPTKASTGDSPKPASGSQSSLNKFHTRLVDKLRKSLRKSKSSDGRS; this comes from the coding sequence ATGGCTTTTATGATGCCAGTGATGAAAAATGAGTTCGATATCTACAAGGGTCGCCAGCGACCTGTTTCCGAATGTTCCAACCAAAGCTCGTGCCATTCACGCAAGATTTCCGAGAGCTCACGCTCGGACTGTCCCAGTTTGTCAACATCGCCGGGCAGCGAGTTCATGGCTGGATCACCGGCCCGTCATCGCAGTCATCCGATGTACATGTCACATCTAGCTTCAAGACCGCAGTTTTCTCGCAATTCGTCGCGTACATCGCAGACATCGTTGATTACCAGCCCGACAAAGGCGAGCACCGGTGACAGCCCGAAGCCCGCTTCCGGAAGCCAGAGCAGCTTGAATAAGTTCCACACACGGTTGGTAGACAAGCTGCGAAAATCGTTACGGAAGAGCAAATCTTCCGACGGCCGCTCATGA